The nucleotide window AGGTCACCGCTTCGCACTTCTGGACCCTGATGCACAACAAGATGCATGAATCTAGAAACATAAGAGGAAAAGGATATGGAAATGACACAGGAGATGGAAATGAGATCAAAGACCAAGTTTAAATAAACAGTTATTTCAGAAAGCTATGCTAAGGCCTTGTGGATGTgcagaaattaaattttatcTCATGCTGGCTGTCAGCATGAATAATAAATCGGCAACCAGAGATAGGATTAGGCGATCTCAGAAAACTGTGTTAATTTCTGTGCAAACATATCGAAACATGGTATGGTTGTTAGGGTGGACCTTTTCCATGCCAATCTTATCTCATGAAAATCTGTAAAACAGATTGTCAACCTTTTCTTGAAGTTCAAAATGCAATGCCATAACCTGATGATTATGTGATATGGTATAAAACACAGACTAGTTTCAATACCTGAAACGGTAAGTTGTCGGTCTGTATAGAAAATTTCCTTGTTTtaccataaaaaagaaaataaaaaattatttttgagcaactaaataaaataaatatacgAGTTTTCATGTGCACCCATGTGTGTATAACGTTCGCACACTATATGCATTGCAGCACATCGCCAAAAGGATTTAGAACATAGACTTACAAAATATAACAAAGGTAGATGATAGGAAGACAATATTGGTCTAGCAGTGGTAAATCCTTATAAAACCATCTTACCTTGGTATCAAGCATGATTGCAATGACGTTGTCTTTTGTTTGTGAATTGTACTCTTTCACTAAGTCAATAACCTTCTGGTGGGATGCATGATCCCCATGAGACATATTTAATCGAGCAACATTCATTCCAGCCTCAGCCATCTTCCATATCATTTCACGTGTGTTTGTTGAGGGGCCAATTGTGCATACAATTTTTGTCTTCCGTGTAGCATTTTGTATGGAACACAAGCCAGCCGATGTGTCTGCAAGCCCTTCAGAACCTATAAGGCGGTCAAATTTGCCAATGTCCTGTTTGGAAGGATAAACTATTAAATTCACTCAAGTAAACCAAAAGACAACGGTTGAATCggcctctgtgtgtgtgtgtggggggggggggggggggcgtgCGTGTGAGACAGTCGAATAGACTTGATGGATTTGTTAACCCACGACGAATGGCGGGACTATATAAAGGACACACTTTTAACCGCCCATTCCACATGTAAGGTCGCACCCATACAGACCTAGCATGTACATATAAAATTAAGTGTAACGAACAGGGAACAACTGAGGTGTCATTATGTATAAGTCTTTGAGGTAGTAACATGAACATGGAAGGTAAAAAATAACGTTCTTAACGCCATAAAATAACAAGCAAGCGTTGACACTCGTTAGGATCGTCTGGAAATAGTTGAGTGTCGCTAACGTTGATATGACCAGCTGTAGATCCGTGCGTGTATATATGAAGCGAACCGCCAGTTACCAACGGTAATGAGAAATTCGTTGAAATATGTTGAGACGAGTTGGAAACCAATATACTTATATCGGaaagttcactttttctttcatacttctaatatttttttacgCACATATCGCTCTGCCTTACTTTGGTAGCTTTTTATCGTTTCAAGTGAACTGCGTTGTGACTATTAGTGATAGATCGATGTATCCGTGCACTTCTCTTTATGAGTGAGAAATGTGTTTTCACATGCGTCCGTCGGCACCAGCTCAAGTTCATAACGAGGATCTCCGTTCCTGCCAATGCCACCTCTGTGCTGGAAAAGGGAGCAGTATAGCTGCCCATTCCTAAACGAAAATGGGTTACTCAATAGGGTGAATCTGAAAAAAGACGCAACTTCCGACTGCCATGTTCTCTTAATTTCGGTTTCCTAATCCTAggaattttttctcttttactcgTTTGACATGAATATTATGAGCTTAGACGCACCAAATCTAATCCCCTTCTTACTAGGTAAAACTTTTGGAACTTCCGCTCTGTGACATAAATCTGCGCGTGGTAGATCCATTCAACTAAAAACCCACAAAAATATTGGCATAAAACTCAATAATTCATCCCGCATTCTTCAGTATAGCATCGTTTCTTCCCCTAAGAAAGGAAAGCAAGGAACCACAAGAAATGTAttccataaaaaagaaacatgcaaAAGGGAACAACATTTGAAATGGTACAAAATAAAATTCTTGTTAtaatatgaaaaagagagaacctCGACAGGGAAGCTGGGAAGAATCTCAGGCCCTGATTGCTTTGTACGCAGGACCGACGTCACGACGGAGCTCCGCGACCGCTTTCCCTGCACGTTAGCCGGAACAAGGAATCTCTCCGCTACGTTGCCGGTGAGGGAAGATCTGAGAGAGGGAGGACTACTCCCGCTGCAGGGGAAGAAAGTAGGTTTGTGGATAGACCCCGACGAAATGAGTTGAGCCATTGCTATATGAAGCCTCTTGACCTCTGCTTCTCACTCAACAGACCAACAATGCAGGCTGCAGCAACCCAAATGTTCTCAAGAAACCCACTACAGAATCCAAAACGAACGAAAAAAGCTGCAACCAATTTACCACGAGAACAGGAAATGTGGAACTCACAACCAAAGAAGCTAAGCTCCCTGTCTCTCTATCTTCTGCAAAGAAATCTGTTATTAATGTAGAGAAAAGCTGAGGCACTTCGGTTATATcgaagagggagagggggagacaGTGGCGGCCACTTTGGTTATAACGAAAGAGACTGAAGCGCCAACGCTAGATGGCGCTGCCAACTTCCACGGTGTCGGTGGGCCCCTCGTTCCAGCCATTCCCATCCTCTGCTCTAGGGTTACTTCTTCAGTGGTTAAAATCACGGTAAGCTCCGGAGTTCTCACCCCTTGAGGAAATATAAAAATTGTCTTACAAAGTAGATAGAATAACAAATGACAACTTCAAGACCTAACTTAAGTTTcaattatgttattttgttgcCTAATTAGATGGGACAGAAGAGCGTTAGAAGTGTCAAGTTCAAGACCCAAATTAAGGTTcaattatgttatttttgttgcCTAAGTTTTTTTCGCAGTATTGTCTGCAGAAAAAACTGGTGATTGAAAGTTAAATTCGTcattcaataaataaatgaagTTATTAATTAACCCTTCAAATTTTCAGGAGCATTAGGCTCCTCCACCTCAGGCTGCATGTACTTTCCCGTCTCATTACCTTTTGAGAGAATTCGATAAGAACAGTGGTATTTCACGAATGCATCCattgaaaaacatatatgaaacaCTGTGTTCCAAAGAATATAGTTTTCTTGTTActaaacattattttgaataCTTTATCTATTTCTTATAGACATTCTGCATTAGGTGGGCCCTTCTCAGGTCCTGGCAACAAAGAGGTAGCTTTAGATACTCGACTGCTGAGTCTGGAAGGAGCGGCTCATGGCAACAAAGAGGTAGCTGTAGAGATACTCCACTGCTGAGTCTGGAAGGAGCTGGTTGGCCCAAGTGTTACACTGGTGACTCATTTTCAGTATAATTCTCATGGGTGTTACTCTACTGAATTGCAAACAGTGCACAAAACTTGAGTTGAAAGGCATATCATAGGACCACCCAAGTCCTAAAGCGGCCCTAAAcattggaaaaaggaaaaagaggtgGAGTTGCCTCTCACAAACCACCAGGTGCTCCACTATTGACCTTCAAGCATAGTCCAAAGCCTCTCAGCCAGGTCGGGGAGTCTTTCTTCTACGTCATGTTTGTCTTTGCCTTCGGATAGATCCGAGGAGATCTCGAATCCCAATGCATAAAATCCAATGcttaaacaaacagtggatttcagACCCTCGCTTTTTAACAGTGTTTAGACAAACAGTGGATTTCCACGCTGCTTGTTAAAAACTGTGGATTTGCATACGAAAACTTGGGGCTTTGTCTTCTCAAAAGGCTGTCCGCCTATCTTAAGGCTACAGAACTCAAGTTCCAATTGCCAAAGCATGTCAAACTTTTTGAAGCTTGACATTTAGAGGAGACATCAGCTGTTTAGAGGTTTCAGAACTTTAAACGTATAAGACTGATCGTAAATTGCTTAGTTGATGACATCATTTTGTGATCTTCATGCCCCTAGGAACACAACACAGCTAGCTTCTCTCGGTGATCTTGGCTGAAGGCTGCCGTTGTTTGTTAATCAGACGATGAACATATGTAGACTATGCCTCTTGAATACCTTTGCTGAAGGTGAAGAAAGGTAAAACCGTTGAATACGTTGATCGCCAATTTGTATTGAACATTCCTCATGCAGTGCGGAAGCCTCAAATGTAAGCCAAGGAACGGCAAGTAATAGATATTAACAGTTAATCTCTcaaccaagaaaaggaaaagctgACTGGTAAATGCCTCTCATAAAATTGAGACTTTATAAATCATGACTTCTTCGACCTGTGACCAAAACAAAGATCATCAAGTTTCGCACCAAGTGGTTTCAATGTTATAATGAAAGCCATCAACTTATAAAGCTTAGTTGCCGCCAGATAAACTGGCCATCATCTAACACAGAAAGATTTCTCGTGACATTGGCTGCCACTCACATGCCGATTTTAAGATCGACAGCAATTagatcactctctctctcacgcataATGGTACAGTATGTGTTATTCTTAAACGCCAGGCAATGGAAACTGGCTCGTCAAGCTTTCAACTTTTGCTTTCAAATCCACGACCCGATTCATGAGATGGAACTCTTTAGACCccacaaaatcaagaaaatccttTAGCTTGGTTCCTCCGACAGCACCCTTGCATTCGAGAGCTATCTGCACGCCTTCATGGACGAGATCAGCAACCAAGGTAAACTCAGCCTCCTTAAATCCTCTGGTAGTCATAGCAGGAGCTCCAATGCGAATACCCCCTGGAACTACAGCACTCTTGTCACCTGGAAACAATGAGAGAGTTTCATAAGCTCATTAGTAAAATAAGAATACGGTGCAAGCTAAACAGAGTAAGAAAGCAGAATGGCAGGTCATGGCATGCACCAGGAACCGAGTTCTTGTTTAGAGTGATTGAGCTCATGTCCAAGATTTTTTCAACTCTTGCACCATCAATCCCCTTCATCCAAAAGAATATAATCAATATTTAAGAGGAGAAAAAGCACAAAGTGAAGCATAAAGTCATTCGAGTATGCCCAAACGAGGAAGCATAATCAACTACTCGGATGACATCCATTCATTCCATGCATGGAGAAAGGAGTATTGGCAATTGACATACCATAGGCCTAAGGTCCACCAACGCAAGGTGATTATCTGTTCCCCCAGAAACCAGCTTGTATCCCAACTCTATTAAACGGTTCGCAAGAAATTTGGAGTTCAATACAACCTGCAAACAACTCAAAGCTTCAGTCGATATTTCTAGAAGCATAAAATTACCAGATAACTGCAGAACTGGAAATTTTTTTATCCTGATATGTAGTCAGACAATTTTATTTCTCCAGTAGAAAGGACAAGTAACGAACTTAACAGCATCCATTCAGAACAAGGCTTAACTAGTTCACTTACAATAAGTGTAACTTAGCATGTCAAAATAAATTATCCATAAAGAGGTTCAGTACTCAAAAGGAGTCAGGATAAAGACCACAGCAAATCTAAAACCTCAGGCTTCCAATGATAGGAAACTGAAGCTGTAGCCAAGTTATCTAATATTTAGTACATTGCACCTTTCACTAAACTCGTCCAACTTTCATGTTATTTCGTATGCTAGAATGTTTACTACTGAATACTGAGTCTCTTAAATAGTCACCATTCCATCCATACTACAAGGAACCCACCAAGTCAACAGGATCATAACAGGTCCCAAGACTTTGATCATTATCGCACAAATTTGCAAGATTCTAGTCCTACTACACAAAAACTCATACAAATTATAGCAATCTGAAATCTTCAAATTAGTTTCAGCACAAactaaaatactaaaaataatcCAGCATACCTGCTCCTGGTAAGCCTTAAATTCAGCAGATTGAGCATGCTTTAGGCACACAGCAAGTCCTCCAATTGTGTGATTATGTGGTCCCCCCTGCAAGTGCATTTGGTAGGTCATACTCAATTAGCTGAAAGTCACCAGTTCTAAGCCCACCTAGGGCTATCCTACATATTGGGTGTCACAAGATACCAAATAGAATAACTAAGTCATTATTCCAGCCTGTTCCATCGGAACTCCCCTGTTTTTGGGTTTCATTGAACCTCAACGCTCCAGACAATTTGGGTGCACCATCAGATTAATCCAGTTTTAATTTAATATGACTTATGCCAGGCAAAGCAATGTTTAGGAAAAAAACAGTAGACATTTTTAACCTTTTAGGGTCTCAGAGCTGATATCTGAGGAATAAGAGCCATGAGATTTCACTTGAATCTGGACAGATCCAGGTTACTCATCGCAGTTAGTAATCAACCTAAGGTGGCTTTAGAAAcatgaataagaaaaacatCTCACCAACCTGCAAACCTGGAAAAACAGCATTATTAATGGCAGTCTCCAGGTCAATGCCTAAAACAGGTTCCTTCTTGTAGAAGATCATACCTCCTCGTGGACCTCTGAGTGactgagggaaaaaaaaatgaatatgagcTGGAAAAACAATGTCAACAGCAAGGGGCTAACAGAAAGGCTGTAAAGCTGTATTTATACTCCTAAAAAGATTATTTTGCAGGCAAACATTTCCCAAGTTCATTAGAAAGATCATCTCATAATCAGGAAatatgaaacagaaaatacagGTACTTGATATATCCAATTATGAAAAAGCCAAAAGAATAATAAACCTCCAAACTGGAAAACATAGTTCATAGAGTTAAAAGATCCCACACCTAGTTGCACATGCTGCATTCTGGCCTCTCTAAAAAGCTACTAGCTAGAGCAAATAAGCAATCAGGTCAACagacaaaactaaaaaaagcaGGTATCTACTTTACATGAGATACAAAATTTCATTCCTAGTACACCTGCACTTTCCATCAGAAAATCATGTTTTCAGTTCATGTTACTTGCATGTGGAAGTTTGCCTCTTCAACCAAGAGGAACCAtgggtggaggtggaggtggagaaACAGCTTATTAAATTAGCTGTTGCGGTAAAGTCCGGGTCACAGAAAAATTAGAAAGTTCCACATACAAACTAGAAGCTTACCAAGCAGTAGTAAcagtaaaaaaatcatattttctggCTTTATCAAAGATAAAAATTTCACATCTTCCCCCCAACTGATGTCCAATGTAACCAAGAatgcaatttttaaaattgttaaatGCATCAGCATAAGCATGGTGAAGAATTCAATGAAAGCTAGTTGCAGGTAGAAAGATTCTTCTCCACTATTTTGCTAAATTTTTGGAATATCCTTTGCATGAATAGAGAAGCAAATCTAGAGATAAAAGAAACAGCATGAACATCTTAAAAGAACAAGGATGGAGCTACGAAGgatgtattttgtgtttattgCTAGAAATTGGAAAAAACTATCAGTTTCTAATATGCATCAAACATGAAACGTGATTCAATTCATAGACAAGAATTCCAACAAACTCTGTGATTCAATTCCATAGACAAGAATTCCAACAAGCTACATGTCTGAACCTAGTCTTAACACCTCATATAGTGTTTTTAGTTTCTTAAGAGAACAGCAGATAATTTACAAGCTTGTATTACCATTCAGAACATATTCATTTTACCTTGTGTGTAGTTGTCGTGACAATATCACAGTATTCAAAAGGATTTGCAACAACAGAAGCAGCAACCAACCCACTAATATGAGCCATATCCATCATCAAAAATGCACCTACAGAATCTGCAATCTTCGCGATAATTGAAGatacaaaaatgttaaaaggtTCAAGCTGCACATTTGCAGTTCGTaaagtagtagtagtagtagtagtagtaagAATAATAATCTCTACACTAACCAATTACAGCaattttatgttcttataaTTGGATAGCACAAAAAGGATACCTTCCGCATCCGTGGATAGTCAAAGTCTCGAGGATATGCACTGGCACCAGCAATAATAATTTTTGGTCGGAAGAGCATAGCTGTTTTCTCAAGCATATCATAGTCAACAAGTCCTACAAACAAGTCCAGCACGAACATAGCTAACATAAATATATCTTGTGAAAGATATTGGGATATCAGTATCTGGAATCAGATTTCGAATAACAAGTAGCTAGTATTTACCTGTGGATTCATCAAGTCGATAAGGCATTGATTCAAAATAAATTGATGTTGCTGACACTCGCCTCTTGGGAGTCATGAATCCATGTGACAAGTGCCCACCATGTGCTAGATCAAGGCCCTGTTTAATTTCACAGCAATGGCATCTTAATTGGaaataaaacattcaaaatGATTACACCAAAAACTTACCATAATTCGATCGTGTGGGTTAAGAAGTGCAGTGTACACTTCAAAATTAGCAGGGGAACCAGATAACGGCTGAACATTGACACCCCAGATGTTTCCATCAAGGTGAAATGCTCCTAAAGCCCTTTCTTGACAGAGGGTCTCCATCATATCAATGAACTCGTTGCCACCATAGTATCTAATTCACATACAGAACAAACGGTCAACCACATGTATCCAACAGATGTCCACAAACTCATACCCCTATGCATGAACAACGACCATCAATTGTCTCATCTGACCTTTTGCCAGGCAATCCTTCAGAATACTTATTTGTGAGACATGACCCAACAGCTTCCATTACTGCCTTGGATGTGAAGTTCTCAGAAGCAATAAGTTCCAAGCATGTAAACTGCCGATGCTTCTCCTTCTGGATAATTTCATGCACTTCAGGGTCTGCTTCATTCAGACCATGGTCCACAAAGGTACTTGTATTGCCTAGATTAGAACAAGTATGATACAGAAAATAAGGCCAGCTACTGACAGTAGAAAATTACATAATACTGTAAAAAGATAACTATCATTCATAATATAGACATGggtgaaaaaaagaagaaacgaaCAATAATGAACCGGCAGAAAAAAtatactattaaaattttatcacCAAAGGGACCTCCCGCCCATGCATCATTGCTAATTTGCATAAAAACTTCTGCAACTTCATACTGAGTTAAAATTTAGATTCCATGCTACAATTTCACTAATAATTCTCTCATAATGAAATGACAACTGCTAGGTTTCTCAGGCAGCTGATTGCATTCTAGTGAACGTTTGGAGCTTCGCCAGCAAAATTGATGCTAGTAGAGAGAGATACGATATCCCACTTAAAGAAAGCTTGCTCTGCGTCATACAAGCAACGTCTCACATTTCTGAATATGTAAAGTGCTTGAATGGGGGAGTCTGTAAATATATATCCGTTTCATTGACATAGGGAGTTCAAGCTATATAGCAAACAAAACCTACAAGgaacatttttttcatcaaagtCCAACTGCCTATCTACGCGCATCTCTTGTGCAAATTATGCACGAAGTTGCACTAGAAGACATCAAATACAAGCAAAAACAATCCAAAGCATGAAATAATCAAAACCGAAACTGCGTGACAAGCACAGCATGACAAGGCTTCACAAACTATCTCGAtggaaaataataacacaatgCAAGAAACTATGTACGCATCTAAAGGTCCTCATGGAAATTGATATAGAGGGACTTAACTTCAAGAGCAAGTCAACGACTCATGAAATACTTGAACAGCAGGAAGAAGGTAGCACCGTCCTACCAGCGAGACCCagtaaataaatacataaataaacaaGTATCAAAATTAAAAGTCATGATCagtcttttttctcttttgatagCAAGCGTAGATTAGGCAGACTTGAaccagattatgccaagagaGAGACGGCCAGTATCAAATTCTAGactttcttcaacttgaaaatTTCAAGTCCAACACCCTACTCAAGTGGCTGAAGCCATACAGTCAATAGTTCTGTACTTCAGTCGGCCACTAGATGCTTCTTTGCCCATAGTCTCCAAGTCAAACCACAGAAAAGAACCAAATTTTGCATGAGGTCAACTTCATAAGAAATCGCCACATGCTCTTTTTGAACTAAAATTAGAATTCCTTTACAAAGAATAATT belongs to Nymphaea colorata isolate Beijing-Zhang1983 chromosome 13, ASM883128v2, whole genome shotgun sequence and includes:
- the LOC116267271 gene encoding serine hydroxymethyltransferase 3, chloroplastic produces the protein MFTFNAVGNGSIEKTIFVGSSTSLLPKVASFSERSYRVRLNVGRPSRASFEGSAVSAKAASSAAVAAPDVRGNTSTFVDHGLNEADPEVHEIIQKEKHRQFTCLELIASENFTSKAVMEAVGSCLTNKYSEGLPGKRYYGGNEFIDMMETLCQERALGAFHLDGNIWGVNVQPLSGSPANFEVYTALLNPHDRIMGLDLAHGGHLSHGFMTPKRRVSATSIYFESMPYRLDESTGLVDYDMLEKTAMLFRPKIIIAGASAYPRDFDYPRMRKIADSVGAFLMMDMAHISGLVAASVVANPFEYCDIVTTTTHKSLRGPRGGMIFYKKEPVLGIDLETAINNAVFPGLQGGPHNHTIGGLAVCLKHAQSAEFKAYQEQVVLNSKFLANRLIELGYKLVSGGTDNHLALVDLRPMGIDGARVEKILDMSSITLNKNSVPGDKSAVVPGGIRIGAPAMTTRGFKEAEFTLVADLVHEGVQIALECKGAVGGTKLKDFLDFVGSKEFHLMNRVVDLKAKVESLTSQFPLPGV